The Triticum aestivum cultivar Chinese Spring chromosome 3A, IWGSC CS RefSeq v2.1, whole genome shotgun sequence genome includes a region encoding these proteins:
- the LOC123059517 gene encoding uncharacterized protein produces MEVMDVGIGMERRKRPRKASGKAAEAEAAAAAAAEAARAAAEEEAAGWEEFEKRMANPPTAEELRASEESWEKFCSESWERFRDRWIDVWSHGMIPFDAVTQIPCMRFTDADLRHPDFRNILYPEDTLQIVSVQVKDLTGGLQWPLDVYGVVAVRDGVDRLRNVVFSRERDDCQSINEQDSYLTLTGPSRGVVMSHDNSHLEVMLKVKGTTESEDKDLNKFVDSYRLGCFLPIEYTSKLCTVEMQYYTAFRSVEATIFVRVFKGRWPQGFRGVLTASTLEKRDVQISLLELNDDELSVDADGFVKLSRGVICVEKDGKLGLSIFQRGAGGEEGRAIAGIWIAAEDAGEATHYMPVEALDCWMEVTVAWSLFRL; encoded by the exons ATGGAGGTGATGGATGTAGGCATTGGGATGGAGCGCAGGAAGAGGCCTAGGAAAGCGAGTGGAAAAGCTGCCgaagcagaggcggcggcggcggcggctgcggaagctgctagggcggcggcggaAGAAGAAGCTGCTGGGTGGGAGGAGTTCGAGAAACGGATGGCAAACCCTCCGACGGCCGAGGAGCTGCGCGCGAGCGAGGAGAGCTGGGAGAAGTTCTGCAGCGAATCGTGGGAGAGGTTCCGCGATAGATGGATCGATGTCTGGTCGCACGGCATGATCCCCTTCGACGCCGTCA CGCAAATCCCCTGCATGCGTTTCACAGACGCCGACTTGAGGCACCCTGATTTCCGGAACATCCTCTATCCGGAGGACACACTACAGATCGTCTCCGTCCAAGTCAAGGACCTTACTGGTGGCTTGCAGTGGCCCCTCGATGTCTACGGCGTCGTCGCCGTACGCGATGGGGTGGATCGCTTGCGAAATGTGGTTTTCAGCCGTGAAAGGGACGACTGCCAAAGTATCAATGAGCAG GATTCATACCTAACACTGACAGGCCCTAGTCGCGGTGTTGTCATGTCGCATGATAACTCACATTTGGAGGTAATGCTCAAAGTGAAGGGTACTACGGAATCTGAAGATAAAGATTTAAACAAATTTGTGGACTCATACAGGCTGGGCTGCTTCCTTCCTATTGAGTACACTAGCAAGCTTTGCACAGTGGAGATGCAATACTACACTGCTTTTAGGTCCGTGGAGGCCACGATTTTTGTTCGAGTGTTTAAAGGGCGATGGCCACAAGGTTTTCGAGGTGTACTAACTGCTAGTACCTTGGAGAAAAGAGACGTCCAAATCTCACTGCTGGAACTTAATGATGATGAATTGTCGGTTGATGCTGATGGCTTTGTCAAGCTATCAAGAGGTGTTATTTGTGTTGAAAAGGATGGGAAGCTGGGGCTGTCTATCTTCCAACGGGGTGCTGGTGGGGAAGAAGGCCGAGCGATAGCTGGTATTTGGATTGCAGCTGAAGATGCCGGAGAAGCTACTCATTACATGCCTGTGGAGGCGCTCGACTGCTGGATGGAAGTTACAGTTGCCTGGTCTCTTTTCAGACTTTGA